A window of Leishmania mexicana MHOM/GT/2001/U1103 complete genome, chromosome 3 genomic DNA:
ccgtggcccACGTCGGGCCGGAGCGGAGGAGCGCCTCGcgcttcagcgccgctggcgagggACCGCACGACGCAGGTGGCACGCTTCGCGAACGGCGATCATGGCTGCCCTCTATAGTCTCACCTCGCTCATCACTTCTTATGCCTTCCTCTGCGCTCCGACGGCGGGGGCCGGTGGGGTTGTACCCGGCATCGCTGGCATCCGTGTacgtgccgtcgtcgtcgtcggagaCGGTCGACGAGGTGCACGAGCGGGCGGCCGTGTCTAGCAGACGCCGGGCATAGCTCACGGGGTCAAAGTCTGCTTGGCCACGTTGCCGCTTGTGTTTTCGGTGCCCCcgcgctgtggcggcggcgcaccgtcCATCGAGAGCGTCGACGACCTCCGTTAGGGAGGCGGTAGCCCAGTACTCGGAACTGGCGCGACGGGGTCCCACCATGCGGTTCCTGCGAGCGCTACCGTGCCGCTCGCTGTGCTTCattgccgcgctgctgctgctgctggttgCAGTCGATGAGACTGACGAGGCAGTGACGGAGATGTCACAGGGGGAGCAGCTCTCCGGCCCTCGGGTGCTGTtggacggtgctgcggcagggcTGTGTGCCTTCGCCTCCGGTGGTGTCGCTCCggcctccgccgcggcggtccCTCGACGATGTCCGTGCTCGTGCAGACGTCGCTGCACATCTTTCAGCTCTCGTAGGACTGCTGCGCTCTCGGCTGCCGGCGATAGGACTGTCGCGGGGGgtgacgccgacgaggcACCGGCGCGTGCACCCGCGATATCGCGGCTGCGTTGTGGCGATACGGCACGTCTTTGGCGCTCCGCGGCGCCAGTGGTAATCGCGACTGTGCCCTTCACAGCCGCCTCGGCGTCAGCCTCGGCTTTCAGAAACTCGACCACTGCTGCGGGCAGCGCAggcagtgctgcagccgtcCTCGTCCGATTTGGTGCCCTCGAGGCGACAGCggttgcgtgtgcgcgatttgcggcaacgccagcaccagcgcggTCGAAGGCGCGTGCCACGATGCGCGGTTCTGTCGTCGGCCGCCACACACGCTCCCGGGCCTCTGGATCTAGACTCCGGATTCCGTCCGCGGCGTCCCGCTCGACCACCGTGCAGGGACTGTCGTGtagcaggcgcgcgcgctctgcCGCTAGTACCGACTGCGCGGCCGACTGCGTAGCTGCTCGTGCCTGCGTTGGTGCGACGGCGAAGGCGTCCGCCAACGTTTCCGCTAgctcgccatcgtcgccgcccgCCAGCGATACCTCTTCCATCAACGCTGATGCAGGCGCCACGGGTGGAAGCGGCTCGAGTTGCAAGGCTTGTTGGTGAagcggcgccagcgcagaGGTCGCGGCTTCACCGCCATCTTCGCTACCATCGGTGTCTCTGGTGTCATCCTCAGTTCGACCAGTGACAGCGAGGCGCTGTGCTCGGCGAGGCGTCtgacgctgccgttgctgtcgcgctgctacaccgccgccgcgtgcccAGCGTTCACTCGGCACCACCGCAACCACGATTGGgtcgcccccacccccggccaCTCCTGTGgcttctgccgccgctgccgcctgctgctgcgagctAGATCCAGTCGTGAACTGCTCATCCAGGACAGCGTCGACGAGTGATTGGTACGGCGATGCGGCTGACGACGACGCCCGCTTCGCCACTGTTGCGAGGTGGCGTGCAGCCCCGGGCTGTGGGGgccgcttctgccgctgTGATGACGGCGTGCGAGCCGCTGACGTGCAGCGACCGCCAGCAGAGGGCACTGCACTGcccctcggcggcggcactgaAGCCCTTCCAAgtgacggtggcgatgacgaggagggtggtggtggtgcaggctttggtggtgacggtgtcGTTCGACTTGCCGCGGCTGTCGCCGTCCGTGAGCGCCGTGGCTGGTGCCTTGTAGTCGGTGCCGGAAGCGCCGAGGAGGGGGCTGCTGCAGAATGCGCCGCGGCCGAACCGCGAGGACTGCGACCCTGCGCGATGGGGGCGGTAGTTGCGGCGAGGGGCCGCTTGGGCCGGCGTGTCATGGGCGAGGCGGGCAGGGGCAGCGGGAGTGAAGCATCTTGCTGCTCGGCGTCCAGTGCTTCTTGTGAGCATTGTTGCGGCTGCTCATCAACGGACGAGaccagcggtggtggtggtggtgacggtgacAAGGGCCGCGGTGCGGGTGCTGGCGCATCGACAACGGCCGAGGTTGTTTCTTCAGCACCGTCAGGGATGGAGGTCATGACGCGTGTTgtcatgcgtgtgtgtgtgtgtggaggggacACTGTGCTCTTCGACTCGGTGCCgacctcccccaccccttctgCGCCCCTCCACGAGGAAGTgccaggtggtggtggctaCAGCTGTAAGCTCGCAGGCAAGTGTACGCACGCGATGGGCGTAGAGGATACtggtgaggggggaggggtggtgagTCAGTGGTGCGAGGAGGCGGGTGTGCGGGGGTGCGGCAGTAGGGGGTGACGCCGTTGTGCTCCCCCGACAAGGTCTCCCGCGTCCGCTGCGATGGTtagggggcggtggtggtggtgggggggggagggctctATGACACTGTCTGCGCTCTTGATGttggcgcgtgtgtctgcctgtgcgAGCGCATGGGACGATGTTGAtcgaccacacacacacacatacacacacacacacacaggcggcGGGGGCTCTGataggggaagggggaagggtgaTGAGGGTGGAACGGTGACATGAAGCGCGTGACTGGGTCGGGCACGGCGAGTGACAAGGCCTTgtacatgcgtgtgtgcatcaGTATCTACACACCCACAGGCAGAGTCAGCATCGCGGGCGCCGCAAGACGCCGCACCTGCGAAGTCCTTCGTCGACACGTGTCGCGCACATGTGACGCTttctgcgtgcgtgagcaCACGTGTGCATGGCAGTGGGACGGATGCACGAGGGGTCGTTAGGCGTCGCTGCGCGCCACAACTTAGAAAAAGACCAGCGAAACAACCGCGTaaaagcggcagcggggagTTGCAGGCAGGACCGGCCagtgtgcgtatgcgtgtgcgtgtaggAGGGGGTGGCCGCCGGCAGCCGTCCTTGCGCATGCCGTCCAACCCATTTCGCCTGTCCGggagcgcacacacggatAAGCCGCCGTccctcctcgcgcacgcccacacgccccacccaccccctcgcgCCTGCCATCACAGAGCGTCATGGAGGTATGCAGACAGTGGTAGGGCggggggaggtgagagggaggaTGGCCCCGACAGGACTATTCAGACTTTCGAAGCTTGCTGGGCCACGCCTCCAACGATGCCGTCGTCTTGGCGCACCGGATCGCTTCCatggcggcgcgcagcgcctttTGCTTCTCGCGTGGCACTGTGAATATGGGTACCTGCAgtagcgccgccgtctcccgCACGACGCTCCAGACCAGGTGGGTGAAGGTCACCGCAGACAGCGCGAACAACTCGTACAGGGCGAGCTCTTCATTGAGGTTacaggcggaggcggagtaGTGGGTGTctctggaggcggtgctgccgccgacggtgTACGGCAGGGCAGTCCAActagcaccaccaccgttgCCACCAACACCAGCTTGCCCgctgcgttgctgctgctgctgccgtagATGACTGATGTTGTGCACATATGTGAGCCCAATATGCAGGCCGAGGAGCACGAACGGCGCGAGGGTGCggcggaaggggaggaactcggcgctgcagaggtgCGCCAGCATGAGATGTATGGCCAACTTTGTATAGAGCAGCCCCACCGTCCAGCAGAAGATGCGCGGGTTCCGCCGGAAAATGTCAGCGTGCGAGGTGAGAAGCCACGCGCTCGCCGTGAACGTAACGACGACGAGCGGGACGAGGCGCGAGAGGGCGTGCAGGAAGGGAAAATGGATGCTGAAGCGCCGGCCGCCGaacttctccagctccgccgccggcgtgcgACGAATGGCACGGTAGACCTGGTAGACGTTGCCAGCGCTCGTGACCGCGGCACCGAGCGTCATGAGGGCTACGGCGAGGGTGTTGTAGCGCACGCTTACGGCCGGCTTATCGCTGCTGTAGAGGCGCAGGACAGCGCTCTGGAGAATACTGTGGCCGCTCCAGACCCTGCCGAGCACAGCCtccccgcgccgcgccgtgaGGGGGTCGCCAGCGAGGAGAATGCGCGTCGGGTGCGGTGGGTTGGCACGGTAGGCTGCGGTGCAGTCGAggtggaagaggagcggTGGGATCGCAGAGCCGTcggcgccctcctcctgccaCGTCAGGTACGGACAGACCGTCCGCAGTACCATCGCCTCGATGTCGAGGGCCGCCTGCGGGGCGGGCTGACGCAGTACCTGCGGCAACCACCGCAACGGCACCTCGACCGCGTTCTGGTACCACCACTGCGGCCCCCCTACCCACGCTGTCCACAGGTAGACACCGATAGCAACGAGGATGCCCTCGTTGGGGCCGTTGATGACGGgcagcacaagcacaccGCGGTAGTACTCCTCCCACGTGTTCATGAAAAAAGTAATGACCGTGTTGAGCACAATCACCCACGTCTTCCAGGACGGCCCGgccgacaccgccgctgcaacAGACAGAGCGCCGATGATGCAGTTGACGGCGTCGCAGCCGTGGTCCATGAGCAGCCCCAGCGGACTCGAGGTGCCGGTGCGGCGTGCCTGATGCCCGTCAAGGTTGTCGAGGAGCTGGTAGAGGAGAAGCGCGACCGCCGCAAGGACGAACACAaaccacggcggcggaggacacTCCACAAACGGCAGGGGCGTCGTGCTCGTCTGGTTGCGGGTCAGGTGGTGCTCGCCGCTGACCGTCAGCTTCGGCATGTAGTACGCTAGAAGGCCGTGGGTGATGCCCACGAACGtgagggcggcgacggtgatgatGTTCGGCGCCAGCCACACCGGGAGGTATTCCACCATCATTCGGCACAGAGGCCGCCACATGTGGTTGTAGAGATAGCTTCGGTCCTCGCTGCGGTAGACGTAGAGCGCTAGCTTCTCCTTGGCATCTGCGGGTAGGTAGGAGAAcatcgtgtgcgtgcgtgtctgggGATAACGGCGCGTCTACTGGCGCGACTGCCCCGCCCCGCGCAGAAGTACCTCTGGATGCCTCACGAGGCAAGCAagcgacagagagggagatggtggtgatggtgcgtgtgcctgtgtgtatCAGGCGAGGTTCTTCGCAACGGGGCAACAGCGGAGCGAGCCGTCAAGGAAAGCCAGGACAGCTGCGCAcgtgcgagggagggggagaggggttagggagaggagagtgagttgggggaggaggggggggggtaggggCCGCTTTAGTCACAGCAGCGCGCTGTGCACACGCATCGAGCATATGTGCATGCTGTTCGGCAGACAGGCAGATACAGATAcagagaggtggaggagaacGTGCTCACAGGCGGGCACGCGTGCCACGGGGGGatcgcgtgtgcgcgcatgtcCGCCGCACTgcgccggcgttgctgctcttcttttACTTGCTTCGCCTTGCCTTCCTGTGGTGTCcatgtgcggcgctgcactgTCGCGCGAGGAGGATACCGTGGAGGGATGACGTGCTCGACCCCTGTGTCCTTGCCCGAGACGAGAgaggacagcagcagtgacgagtgcgcgtgcatgcatGTCTGTCGACCCGGCGATCGCCCAGGACGACAACCACCTCTGTCGTTCCTCGCCATCGTCACGCtaccctccgcctccttcaccgGTCGAGGAAGTAACGCTCCCAGAACGTGCGGTTCGTGACATCCATGGCCAGCTCGAAGACCTCGGTGTGACCAAAGTTGCCCTTCGTCTCGCGCGAGGTGTGCTTGTGGCGAAGGCAGATGGGCTCGTCGTAGTGTACAAGCATGTTCAAGGCACCGCCGGTGATGGGGTCCGTGGCGACGACGGACTcgaacagcggcagcgccgggtCGATGCGGTGGTCCTCGGGGCCGCAGTGGACCTTGTACTGGCACCAGCGGCCCttgtgcacctcctcgcacTCGACGCAGTAGTTGCCGTACCTCTTCATGAGCTGGTCAAGCATTATGCTGAAAGACTGCGGCGTCTTGGTCATGTCGGCGAGCTTGAGGCTGTGCACGAGGTGGTGGTTGTCGCCGCGCGGGTCAAACCGGAAGCAGCCAAAGGCATctcgctccagcagcagcagctccttcatcagctcctccaccaccggcgGCATCGCCTCTCCGACGCGCTCGCCCGTCTGCACATTGCGCGGGTGTCTTTCGAACGCGAGCGTCATCTTGACCAGGAGGTTGTCGGTGCGCACGTCAGAGGCTATGATGGTGCGCACAATGACGGCCGCTGGGACGTAGGGGCTGCTCGACACCGCCATCATCCGTGCGTAGTGGCTGCACGCCGCGCGGAGCTCgtgggcgaggaggcggcgtaGCGGATCGTGCATCACAGCGTGCCACATCTCCTGATCGCGAGGGTCGGCGTGCGAGTCGTGgtagcggcggtggccgccttTATTCACATCCAGATGCAGCAGCATCTTGCGGCACTCCACCTCCGCTTCTTCAAACaactcgcgcagctcgcgctgcggcacgtcACCCTCCAGCATCCGCTGGAACCCCTCCGCGAGCAGGatgcgcggcagcgacggcagcggaaCGGCCTCGAGGGCGCCCAGGAAGCGGCGGATGAGGCGATCTTGGTTCAGGAAGGCGTGACGCAGGTAGGTGGAGGGTGGGCCGGAGCTGTATACACGCATCGGGATCAGATTGCGCAGGAGGGAGCGCTCGTTGTCTGTCGCCACCGACGGCGCAGGggacgctggtgctgctggtgagGGGGAGCTGCTTGCTGAGGGGGAGCTGCTTGCTGAGGGGGAGCTGCTTGCGGCGCCTGTGGCAGCGGTTGCCGCTCCTTTCTGGGACACCAAGGTCTGCAGCAGACGTATGCGCTGGCGCATAGTCAGCGAAGGACGGGCAGAAGAGGGGCTGAGTG
This region includes:
- a CDS encoding putative aminoalcohol phosphotransferase: MFSYLPADAKEKLALYVYRSEDRSYLYNHMWRPLCRMMVEYLPVWLAPNIITVAALTFVGITHGLLAYYMPKLTVSGEHHLTRNQTSTTPLPFVECPPPPWFVFVLAAVALLLYQLLDNLDGHQARRTGTSSPLGLLMDHGCDAVNCIIGALSVAAAVSAGPSWKTWVIVLNTVITFFMNTWEEYYRGVLVLPVINGPNEGILVAIGVYLWTAWVGGPQWWYQNAVEVPLRWLPQVLRQPAPQAALDIEAMVLRTVCPYLTWQEEGADGSAIPPLLFHLDCTAAYRANPPHPTRILLAGDPLTARRGEAVLGRVWSGHSILQSAVLRLYSSDKPAVSVRYNTLAVALMTLGAAVTSAGNVYQVYRAIRRTPAAELEKFGGRRFSIHFPFLHALSRLVPLVVVTFTASAWLLTSHADIFRRNPRIFCWTVGLLYTKLAIHLMLAHLCSAEFLPFRRTLAPFVLLGLHIGLTYVHNISHLRQQQQQRSGQAGVGGNGGGASWTALPYTVGGSTASRDTHYSASACNLNEELALYELFALSAVTFTHLVWSVVRETAALLQVPIFTVPREKQKALRAAMEAIRCAKTTASLEAWPSKLRKSE